The Cellulomonas sp. S1-8 genome has a window encoding:
- the zapE gene encoding cell division protein ZapE, with translation MTPADPARPATATAPLSLTARHPRVPAARLLAELVPPRHFARESFATYRPDPAHPSQQRALDRLREVAGTLAAPARGGGAWWRRRAAANAPAVYLDGGFGVGKTHLLASLAHAVGPAATAYGTFVELTHLVGALGFAATVDALAERRLLCIDEFELDDPGDTVMMSRLLRELTDRGVAIAATSNTLPGSLGEGRFAAEDFLREIQALAARFEVLRIDGEDHRHRTVTTHAPTLTADAVRAVVVTRDDATLDDLDTLLDHLATVHPSRYGALLDGIDLVGLTGVHQVTRQDVALRLVVLIDRLYDRDVPVVLAGDPGAYGTPGSDVFTAEMLAGGYRKKYYRALSRLGALAAEGAALAASR, from the coding sequence GTGACCCCCGCCGACCCGGCCCGACCGGCCACCGCGACCGCACCCCTGTCGCTGACCGCCCGTCACCCCCGCGTGCCCGCGGCACGCCTGCTGGCCGAGCTCGTGCCGCCCCGCCACTTCGCCCGTGAGTCGTTCGCGACCTACCGGCCCGACCCCGCCCACCCCTCGCAGCAGCGCGCGCTGGACCGCCTGCGCGAGGTCGCGGGCACTCTGGCTGCACCCGCACGCGGCGGCGGCGCCTGGTGGCGGCGCCGTGCCGCGGCGAACGCGCCCGCCGTCTACCTCGACGGCGGCTTCGGCGTCGGCAAGACGCACCTGCTCGCCTCGCTGGCGCACGCGGTCGGCCCGGCGGCGACCGCGTACGGCACCTTCGTCGAGCTCACCCACCTGGTCGGCGCCCTCGGGTTCGCCGCCACCGTCGACGCCCTCGCCGAGCGGCGCCTGCTCTGCATCGACGAGTTCGAGCTGGACGACCCCGGCGACACCGTCATGATGTCGCGCCTGCTGCGCGAGCTGACCGACCGCGGGGTCGCGATCGCGGCCACGTCGAACACCCTGCCCGGCTCGCTCGGCGAGGGCCGGTTCGCCGCCGAGGACTTCCTGCGCGAGATCCAGGCGCTCGCCGCCCGCTTCGAGGTGCTGCGCATCGACGGCGAGGACCACCGGCACCGCACCGTCACGACGCACGCGCCGACCCTCACGGCGGACGCGGTGCGTGCCGTCGTCGTCACCCGCGACGACGCCACGCTGGACGACCTCGACACCCTGCTCGACCACCTCGCGACCGTCCACCCCAGCCGCTACGGCGCGCTGCTCGACGGCATCGACCTCGTCGGTCTGACCGGCGTGCACCAGGTGACGCGGCAGGACGTCGCGCTGCGGCTCGTGGTCCTGATCGACCGGCTCTACGACCGCGACGTCCCCGTCGTGCTGGCCGGTGACCCGGGCGCGTACGGGACGCCTGGCTCCGACGTCTTCACCGCGGAGATGCTCGCGGGCGGCTACCGCAAGAAGTACTACCGGGCGCTGTCGCGGCTCGGCGCGCTCGCGGCGGAGGGGGCCGCGCTCGCGGCCTCCCGCTGA
- the treZ gene encoding malto-oligosyltrehalose trehalohydrolase — protein MTPHLWAPAASRVDLLLPADGSRTPLRAQGDGTWVADVALPHGTDYAFALDGGPPRPDPRAAWLPDGVHGPARVFDADRFGWTDPGWSGVDVRGAVTYELHVGTFTPAGTLRAAAERLEHLVRLGVDVVELMPVAPFNGRHGWGYDGVALYAVHEPYGGPQALQEFVDAAHGLGLAVCLDVVHNHLGPSGNYLHELGPYFTGTHHTPWGDAINLDGPGSPHVRRWICDSVLRWARDFHVDAFRLDAVHALADDSPRHLLAQLSDEVAELAAELGRPIGLVAESDLNDVVTLATTQDGGWGMTGQWADDVHHAVHSLVTGERHGYYVDFGSPAVLRTALERVFVHDGGMSTFRGEHWGSPVPDDVDGHGFVVFGANHDQIGNRALGDRPAARLDPGGLAVQAALVLLSPFSPLVFMGEEWGATTPWQFFTDHPEPELATSIREGRTREFGGHGWTDLYGGPVVVPDPGDPATFTASVLDWAQAEEAGHARLFEWYRVLIALRRAVPDLASGDRHRTSLDVHEAPATPGARGWQGSLVLHRGDARVVLNLAHSPAAVPVPVAGPVRVVAAWDGGAVHTPDAPGDPLVVDLPARSVVVLA, from the coding sequence CTGACCCCGCACCTGTGGGCGCCGGCGGCGAGCCGCGTCGACCTGCTGCTGCCCGCCGACGGCTCCCGCACCCCGCTGCGTGCGCAGGGGGACGGCACCTGGGTCGCGGACGTGGCGCTCCCGCACGGCACCGACTACGCCTTCGCGCTCGACGGCGGCCCGCCGCGCCCCGACCCCCGGGCGGCGTGGCTGCCCGACGGCGTGCACGGTCCGGCGCGCGTCTTCGACGCCGACCGGTTCGGGTGGACCGACCCGGGCTGGAGCGGCGTGGACGTGCGCGGCGCGGTGACCTACGAGCTGCACGTCGGCACGTTCACCCCGGCCGGCACGTTGCGGGCCGCCGCCGAGCGCCTCGAGCACCTGGTCCGGCTCGGCGTGGACGTCGTCGAGCTGATGCCCGTCGCGCCGTTCAACGGCCGGCACGGCTGGGGCTACGACGGCGTCGCGCTGTACGCCGTGCACGAGCCCTACGGCGGCCCGCAGGCGCTGCAGGAGTTCGTCGACGCCGCCCACGGCCTCGGACTGGCCGTGTGCCTCGACGTCGTGCACAACCACCTGGGGCCGTCGGGCAACTACCTCCACGAGCTCGGGCCGTACTTCACCGGGACGCACCACACGCCGTGGGGTGACGCGATCAACCTCGACGGACCCGGGTCGCCGCACGTCCGCCGGTGGATCTGCGACTCCGTGCTGCGCTGGGCGCGCGACTTCCACGTCGACGCGTTCCGGCTCGACGCCGTGCACGCGCTGGCCGACGACTCACCCCGCCACCTGCTCGCGCAGCTGTCCGACGAGGTCGCCGAGCTGGCGGCCGAGCTGGGCCGGCCGATCGGGCTGGTCGCGGAGTCCGACCTCAACGACGTCGTCACGCTCGCCACGACCCAGGACGGCGGGTGGGGCATGACCGGCCAGTGGGCCGACGACGTGCACCACGCCGTGCACTCCCTGGTCACGGGCGAACGGCACGGCTACTACGTCGACTTCGGGTCGCCCGCGGTGCTGCGCACCGCCCTGGAGCGCGTCTTCGTGCACGACGGCGGGATGTCCACCTTCCGCGGCGAGCACTGGGGCTCGCCCGTGCCGGACGACGTCGACGGGCACGGGTTCGTCGTCTTCGGTGCGAACCACGACCAGATCGGCAACCGGGCGCTCGGCGACCGGCCGGCGGCGCGGCTCGATCCCGGCGGCCTGGCCGTCCAGGCGGCGCTCGTGCTGCTCTCGCCGTTCAGCCCGCTGGTGTTCATGGGCGAGGAGTGGGGCGCGACGACGCCCTGGCAGTTCTTCACGGACCACCCGGAGCCCGAGCTGGCGACCTCGATCCGTGAGGGCCGGACCCGGGAGTTCGGCGGGCACGGCTGGACGGACCTGTACGGCGGACCGGTGGTCGTGCCGGACCCGGGCGACCCGGCGACGTTCACGGCGAGCGTCCTGGACTGGGCGCAGGCGGAGGAGGCCGGGCACGCGCGGCTCTTCGAGTGGTACCGCGTCCTCATCGCCCTGCGCCGCGCCGTGCCGGACCTCGCGTCGGGCGACCGGCACCGCACGTCGCTCGACGTGCACGAGGCACCGGCCACGCCCGGCGCCCGCGGCTGGCAGGGGTCCCTCGTCCTGCACCGCGGGGACGCGCGGGTCGTGCTGAACCTGGCGCACTCCCCCGCCGCCGTCCCGGTGCCGGTCGCGGGTCCGGTGCGGGTCGTGGCCGCCTGGGACGGCGGGGCCGTGCACACCCCGGACGCCCCCGGCGACCCGCTGGTCGTGGACCTGCCGGCCCGCAGCGTCGTCGTGCTCGCCTGA
- the treY gene encoding malto-oligosyltrehalose synthase, whose product MSDVTTERAVPGRRSVLDGHPVPVSTYRVQLGADLTFDDVAARVPYYASLGVTHVYLSPVLEAAPGSTHGYDVVDHDTVAAVLGGETGLRRLAEVAHAAGLGLVLDIVPNHMAVPTPAWHNRALWSVLADGPASPYAAWFDVDWSAGDGALLMPVLGDRIGAVLARGELQVVSEEVPGAGTCTVLRYHDHVFPVRAGTESLPLAELVERQHYRLAYWKVADEELNYRRFFDVGTLVAVRVEDPDVFDATHRLILRLLHDGVVDGLRVDHPDGLADPAGYLERLRQATGGAWVVVEKILAGTEELPDDWATAGSTGYEALWRVQQTFVDPGGAALLGSVMHRLTGDVSDAFEAVEHTAKREVVDGPLYAEVHRLTNLAAEICHDDLRLRDHTWRALEECLVELLVAFDRYRAYVVPGEPAPPMSTSVLTAAALRAGRRLGSERDATMSVLLDLLLSREAGSAGRTRDPRRDELVVRFQQTCGAVMAKGVEDTAFYRWTHLVGLCEVGGEPARFATTPTDLAAWATHAQASAPLGMTTLSTHDTKRGEDTRARLGVLSELPHEWAVLVDDLRRASAPYRGALLDGRTEYLLWQTLAGTWTDDGPIEEDRLEEYLTKAVREAKSHTSWTAPDEPYEQAVLSAARRARTDPAVLALLTDWDAQTREAVRAATLGTKLVQLTLPGVADVYQGSEVPTPTLVDPDNRRPVDVAALAARLARLDEGAGARTLADEKMLVTSRALRVRRDVSDAFVGPDAGFVPLPHSSGHSMAYARTIAGEPRVVVVATRIAAAVQRLGGWSDHTLALPDGAWHDVLADRSVRGGVQRVADVLERLPVALLVREAV is encoded by the coding sequence GTGAGCGACGTCACGACCGAGCGCGCCGTCCCCGGGCGGCGGTCCGTGCTCGACGGGCACCCCGTGCCCGTCTCGACGTACCGCGTGCAGCTCGGCGCCGACCTGACGTTCGACGACGTCGCGGCACGCGTGCCGTACTACGCGTCCCTCGGCGTCACGCACGTCTACCTGTCCCCCGTCCTGGAGGCCGCGCCGGGCTCGACCCACGGGTACGACGTGGTGGACCACGACACCGTCGCGGCGGTGCTCGGCGGCGAGACGGGGTTGCGGCGCCTGGCGGAGGTGGCACACGCCGCCGGTCTTGGCCTCGTGCTCGACATCGTGCCGAACCACATGGCGGTGCCGACCCCGGCGTGGCACAACCGCGCGCTGTGGTCGGTGCTGGCCGACGGGCCGGCGTCGCCCTACGCCGCCTGGTTCGACGTCGACTGGTCCGCCGGCGACGGTGCGCTGCTCATGCCTGTCCTCGGGGACCGCATCGGCGCCGTGCTCGCGCGCGGCGAGCTGCAGGTGGTGAGCGAGGAGGTCCCCGGTGCGGGCACGTGCACCGTGCTGCGCTACCACGACCACGTGTTCCCCGTCCGCGCGGGCACCGAGTCGCTGCCGCTGGCCGAGCTGGTCGAGCGCCAGCACTACCGGCTCGCGTACTGGAAGGTCGCGGACGAGGAGCTCAACTACCGCCGGTTCTTCGACGTCGGCACCCTCGTCGCGGTCCGCGTCGAGGACCCCGACGTCTTCGACGCGACGCACCGCCTGATCCTGCGGCTCCTGCACGACGGCGTCGTCGACGGCCTGCGCGTCGACCACCCCGACGGGCTGGCCGACCCGGCCGGGTACCTCGAGCGGCTGCGGCAGGCGACGGGCGGTGCGTGGGTCGTCGTCGAGAAGATCCTCGCGGGGACCGAGGAGCTCCCCGACGACTGGGCCACCGCCGGGTCCACGGGGTACGAGGCGCTGTGGCGCGTGCAGCAGACGTTCGTCGACCCCGGCGGCGCGGCGCTGCTCGGGTCGGTCATGCACCGCCTGACGGGTGACGTGTCGGACGCGTTCGAGGCCGTCGAGCACACCGCCAAGCGCGAGGTCGTCGACGGCCCCCTCTACGCCGAGGTGCACCGGCTGACGAACCTGGCGGCCGAGATCTGCCACGACGACCTGCGCCTGCGCGACCACACGTGGCGCGCCCTCGAGGAGTGCCTCGTCGAGCTGCTGGTGGCGTTCGACCGCTACCGCGCGTACGTCGTGCCGGGTGAGCCGGCGCCGCCGATGTCGACGTCCGTGCTGACCGCGGCCGCGCTGCGCGCGGGACGTCGCCTGGGCAGCGAGCGCGACGCGACCATGTCGGTGCTGCTCGACCTGCTGCTGAGCCGCGAGGCCGGGTCCGCGGGACGCACCCGCGACCCGCGTCGCGACGAGCTGGTGGTCCGGTTCCAGCAGACCTGCGGCGCCGTGATGGCCAAGGGCGTCGAGGACACCGCGTTCTACCGCTGGACGCACCTGGTGGGGCTGTGCGAGGTCGGCGGGGAGCCCGCCCGCTTCGCGACCACACCGACCGACCTCGCGGCGTGGGCGACGCACGCGCAGGCGTCCGCCCCGCTGGGCATGACGACGCTGTCGACGCACGACACCAAGCGCGGCGAGGACACGCGTGCGCGCCTGGGCGTGCTCTCCGAGCTGCCGCACGAGTGGGCGGTGCTCGTGGACGACCTGCGCCGGGCGTCGGCGCCGTACCGCGGCGCACTGCTCGACGGCCGCACCGAGTACCTGCTGTGGCAGACGCTCGCCGGGACGTGGACCGACGACGGCCCGATCGAGGAGGACCGCCTCGAGGAGTACCTGACCAAGGCGGTGCGCGAGGCGAAGTCCCACACGTCGTGGACCGCGCCGGACGAGCCGTACGAGCAGGCGGTGCTGTCCGCCGCCCGGCGCGCCCGCACCGATCCCGCGGTGCTCGCCCTGCTCACCGACTGGGACGCCCAGACGCGCGAGGCGGTCCGCGCCGCGACCCTGGGCACCAAGCTCGTCCAGCTCACGCTGCCGGGCGTCGCCGACGTCTACCAGGGCAGCGAGGTGCCGACGCCCACGCTCGTCGACCCCGACAACCGCCGGCCCGTCGACGTCGCCGCGCTCGCCGCGCGGCTGGCGCGGCTCGACGAGGGGGCGGGTGCGCGCACCCTGGCCGACGAGAAGATGCTGGTGACGTCGCGCGCGCTGCGCGTGCGACGGGACGTCTCCGACGCGTTCGTCGGGCCGGACGCGGGGTTCGTGCCCCTGCCGCACTCGTCGGGGCACTCGATGGCGTACGCCCGCACGATCGCGGGCGAGCCGCGTGTCGTCGTCGTCGCGACGCGCATCGCCGCCGCGGTCCAGCGCCTGGGCGGGTGGTCCGACCACACGCTCGCGCTGCCCGACGGCGCGTGGCACGACGTGCTGGCCGACCGGTCCGTGCGCGGCGGCGTGCAGCGCGTCGCGGACGTGCTCGAGAGGCTGCCCGTGGCGCTGCTGGTGCGCGAGGCGGTGTGA